The following are encoded in a window of Pontiella desulfatans genomic DNA:
- a CDS encoding sulfatase-like hydrolase/transferase — protein MKNMFKWMVAGLVVVDSTTFAAGCSSVDATSRCPNILLIISDDQGYGDFGFTGNKLADTPVLDRLSKEGAFYPHFMVGPACTPTRSALLTGRNHLDVGVWGVGPRGDVRRDEVLMPSFFNPSGYNTWLFGKWDGAKMMELGPVERGFDWFCGIGGGYLQKRPLLCTPEGGEWTEGWSAELITDAAIEKIKESGDTPWLMHMAYIIPHLPWECPDSYADPYRKKGFSESFAQCYGSIKQMDDQIGRLLDAVREAGQEENTIVIFFSDNGPTENTPAYVNENFKRAQHSDDWKLRNACELTGSKAEVWDGGIRSPLLVRWPGKVKPGVRQDVPMVEDILPTVLDLAQIPEAKQPKHLPFDGNSMRASLENPRYTDERDIFRIALDGRGHPGDVTPSNIIEDAREADYSKLHAVLRRGSYKFHHLPGGSFRLFDMEKDPGEKNDLSRKMPERTEELAQRCRARWDDIASRNRTFPMRQLYINNIDRWAKSWTLRANQALHFEGNMQSIFYGGARGFNSPGDRADYMIDVQKPLTVSFIAEGKNLVQCAPINLLIDGKPVEVKSRDAKQIVFGSATLPAGSIPVSLAVPDGVEAGTADGEVITVTLTLER, from the coding sequence ATGAAAAATATGTTTAAATGGATGGTTGCAGGGTTGGTTGTTGTGGACAGTACTACCTTTGCTGCGGGCTGTTCCTCTGTGGATGCAACGTCACGTTGCCCGAATATTCTGCTGATTATTTCGGATGATCAGGGCTACGGCGATTTTGGTTTTACGGGCAATAAGCTGGCGGACACGCCGGTGCTGGACCGGCTGTCGAAAGAAGGCGCATTTTATCCGCACTTTATGGTCGGACCCGCCTGCACCCCGACGCGCTCGGCGCTGCTGACCGGTCGCAACCATCTGGATGTCGGCGTCTGGGGCGTCGGCCCGCGCGGCGATGTGCGCCGCGACGAAGTGCTGATGCCTTCGTTTTTTAATCCATCCGGCTACAACACCTGGCTGTTTGGTAAATGGGATGGCGCGAAGATGATGGAGCTGGGTCCTGTGGAGCGCGGCTTTGACTGGTTCTGCGGGATCGGCGGCGGCTATCTGCAAAAAAGACCGCTGCTCTGCACGCCGGAAGGCGGCGAGTGGACGGAGGGCTGGTCAGCGGAACTGATCACCGATGCGGCGATTGAAAAGATCAAAGAGTCCGGCGATACGCCGTGGTTGATGCACATGGCCTACATTATTCCGCACCTGCCTTGGGAGTGTCCCGATTCGTATGCCGATCCCTACCGCAAAAAAGGTTTTTCGGAATCCTTTGCGCAATGCTACGGCTCCATCAAACAAATGGACGACCAAATCGGCCGCCTGCTCGACGCGGTGCGCGAGGCGGGGCAGGAGGAAAACACCATTGTGATTTTCTTCAGCGACAACGGCCCGACCGAAAACACGCCGGCCTATGTGAATGAAAACTTTAAACGTGCACAGCATTCCGATGATTGGAAACTGCGCAATGCCTGCGAGCTGACCGGCTCGAAGGCCGAGGTCTGGGACGGCGGCATCCGCAGTCCGTTGCTCGTCCGCTGGCCGGGAAAAGTCAAACCGGGCGTCCGTCAGGATGTACCGATGGTGGAAGACATTCTGCCGACCGTGCTCGACCTCGCGCAGATTCCCGAAGCCAAACAGCCGAAGCATCTGCCGTTCGATGGCAACAGCATGCGCGCCTCGCTCGAAAATCCGCGCTACACAGATGAGCGTGACATCTTCCGCATCGCCCTCGATGGGCGGGGGCATCCGGGTGATGTCACGCCGTCCAACATTATTGAAGATGCCCGCGAAGCGGACTACAGCAAGCTGCATGCCGTGCTGCGGCGCGGAAGCTATAAATTCCATCACCTGCCCGGCGGGAGCTTTCGCCTGTTTGACATGGAGAAAGACCCCGGCGAAAAAAACGACCTCAGCAGGAAAATGCCCGAGCGCACCGAAGAGTTGGCGCAGCGCTGCCGCGCACGCTGGGACGACATTGCCTCGCGCAATCGCACGTTTCCGATGCGCCAGCTGTACATCAATAACATCGACCGCTGGGCCAAATCGTGGACGCTGCGTGCCAACCAGGCGCTCCATTTCGAAGGCAATATGCAGTCGATTTTCTACGGCGGCGCCCGGGGCTTTAACTCGCCCGGCGACCGCGCCGACTACATGATCGATGTGCAGAAGCCGCTTACCGTTTCCTTCATCGCTGAAGGAAAAAACCTCGTCCAATGCGCACCGATCAACCTGCTGATCGACGGCAAGCCGGTAGAGGTCAAAAGCCGCGACGCGAAACAGATCGTCTTCGGCTCCGCGACGCTGCCGGCGGGCAGCATCCCGGTTTCACTGGCAGTTCCCGATGGTGTCGAAGCCGGAACAGCGGATGGTGAAGTGATTACAGTGACCTTGACGTTGGAGCGGTGA
- a CDS encoding sulfatase-like hydrolase/transferase → MKCVCRWLVSGLIFSCSVAFAVEQRPNVLVVFADDLGYGDVGCYGATKLKTPHIDRIAKSGMRFTNAYTPTSTCSQSRVSLLTGRYWWRSPLHPIRGVIAPAGPNALLEKGVESLPKFFQQNGYRTAAFGKWHVGVGYGDSPAERYDWNRPTIEGGPLASGFDYFFGLAANVENEPAFYIENDTFVGRGPNDAITIKGKKVTPWTPEVLYEDDEVGQDTARKAVEYIESAPTDKPLFVYFASTVPHKPITPAKEFIGSSDCGIYGDFVQELDWQVGELIDALRKTGRLDNTMIIFTSDNGAVVATDEEFAKKWHLEPMWETYAAGHLSNGELRDGKHAVYEGGSRVPFIVSWPKHIPAGKQNEGLFCLTDVFATFADLFEAPVPESAIDSVSFWPVWSGKSTASPREVVPGRTSNSIFSIRRGKWKYIEHDPKNKTPRQRENKDQLYDLENDPGEQNNVFGQYPEVAARLKKELGKVKSAPGKAKPEGNLLPEGNFDSMKGSQLSPEWQLKTFKKGGDIGSASVEAVLDNGNLCLKFTCEGGKWSLMSRGVDASEGTTYTLTLRAKALNHPTQATLYLVSPWEFVEQKTATVPTEWQTYTMSVTPDKLGKGNNLLLRVDQEGAGSILIDDIKLTTKVK, encoded by the coding sequence ATGAAGTGTGTGTGCAGGTGGCTGGTTTCCGGGTTGATTTTTTCGTGCAGCGTGGCTTTTGCGGTGGAGCAACGCCCTAACGTGTTAGTTGTTTTTGCCGATGACCTCGGTTATGGCGATGTGGGCTGCTATGGCGCGACAAAGCTGAAGACGCCGCATATTGACCGGATTGCCAAAAGCGGCATGCGCTTTACGAATGCTTACACGCCGACGTCCACCTGCTCGCAGTCGCGCGTCAGCTTGCTGACCGGGCGCTATTGGTGGCGCAGTCCGTTGCATCCGATCAGGGGCGTGATTGCACCGGCGGGGCCGAATGCGCTTCTGGAAAAGGGAGTTGAAAGCCTGCCGAAGTTTTTTCAGCAAAATGGCTACCGCACGGCGGCGTTTGGCAAGTGGCATGTGGGTGTTGGGTACGGCGATTCTCCCGCCGAGCGCTACGACTGGAACCGCCCGACGATTGAGGGCGGGCCGCTGGCGTCCGGTTTTGACTATTTCTTCGGCCTGGCTGCCAATGTGGAAAATGAGCCGGCCTTTTACATCGAAAACGACACGTTTGTCGGGCGCGGACCGAACGATGCCATTACGATCAAAGGCAAAAAGGTGACACCCTGGACGCCGGAGGTGCTCTATGAGGATGACGAGGTGGGGCAGGATACCGCACGCAAGGCCGTCGAATACATTGAGTCGGCTCCGACCGACAAGCCGCTGTTTGTTTACTTTGCATCGACCGTTCCGCATAAGCCGATTACGCCCGCGAAGGAGTTTATCGGCAGCAGCGACTGCGGCATCTACGGCGACTTTGTTCAGGAGCTGGATTGGCAGGTCGGTGAGCTCATCGATGCACTGCGTAAAACCGGGCGACTGGATAATACGATGATCATCTTCACCAGCGACAACGGGGCTGTGGTGGCGACTGATGAGGAGTTTGCAAAAAAATGGCACCTGGAGCCGATGTGGGAAACCTATGCCGCCGGGCACCTGAGCAACGGCGAGTTGCGAGACGGCAAACATGCGGTTTATGAAGGCGGAAGCCGCGTTCCATTTATTGTCAGTTGGCCGAAGCATATTCCGGCCGGAAAGCAGAACGAAGGGTTGTTCTGCCTGACCGATGTGTTTGCCACTTTTGCCGATCTGTTTGAAGCACCAGTGCCGGAAAGCGCGATCGACAGCGTGAGTTTTTGGCCGGTCTGGTCGGGAAAAAGCACGGCATCGCCTCGCGAGGTGGTTCCGGGCCGCACTTCCAATTCCATCTTTTCGATCCGTCGGGGCAAATGGAAATATATCGAACACGACCCGAAAAATAAAACGCCCCGCCAGCGGGAGAATAAGGATCAACTCTACGATCTGGAAAACGACCCCGGCGAACAAAACAACGTTTTTGGTCAATACCCCGAGGTCGCCGCACGGCTGAAGAAAGAGTTGGGCAAAGTCAAGTCGGCCCCGGGAAAAGCAAAACCGGAGGGCAACCTGCTGCCGGAAGGAAATTTTGATTCGATGAAAGGAAGTCAACTGAGTCCTGAATGGCAGCTTAAAACCTTCAAGAAAGGCGGCGACATCGGCTCGGCCAGTGTGGAGGCGGTGCTGGATAACGGCAATCTGTGCCTGAAATTTACCTGCGAGGGTGGCAAGTGGTCGCTGATGAGCCGAGGAGTGGACGCATCCGAGGGAACAACCTACACCCTGACCCTGCGTGCCAAAGCGCTGAACCACCCGACGCAGGCCACGCTTTATCTGGTAAGCCCCTGGGAGTTCGTTGAGCAAAAGACGGCCACTGTTCCGACTGAGTGGCAGACCTACACAATGAGCGTTACACCGGACAAGCTGGGCAAAGGCAACAACCTCCTCCTGCGGGTTGATCAGGAAGGTGCCGGCTCCATCCTGATCGATGACATCAAGCTCACCACGAAGGTCAAATGA
- a CDS encoding DUF3368 domain-containing protein produces the protein MKPNDRQLIIADTGPLIALAVSGQLKLLQQLFEQTLIPEAVLNELCISSSRPGAVALASALDAGWLRAVASEPPAKRLLRTLDQGEAEAITLAGHQNLPLLIDEARGRIAARKEGIKFFGTGALLIQAKRQKLIPEVKPVLDQMKASGYRISPPLRQEILDRAGEAFE, from the coding sequence GTGAAACCCAACGACCGTCAGCTCATTATCGCCGACACCGGACCGCTGATTGCATTGGCAGTCAGCGGGCAATTAAAACTGCTTCAGCAATTGTTTGAACAAACCCTGATCCCCGAAGCGGTACTCAATGAGCTATGCATCAGCAGCTCGCGCCCCGGAGCCGTTGCGCTTGCCTCCGCCCTGGATGCAGGGTGGCTTAGAGCAGTCGCGTCTGAACCGCCCGCAAAACGGTTGCTTCGCACACTCGATCAAGGAGAAGCCGAAGCCATTACTCTGGCAGGACACCAAAACCTTCCGCTGCTTATTGATGAAGCGCGCGGCCGGATCGCAGCCCGCAAAGAAGGAATAAAGTTTTTCGGAACCGGAGCCCTGCTCATCCAGGCAAAACGTCAAAAACTGATTCCTGAAGTCAAACCTGTACTGGACCAAATGAAAGCTTCAGGCTACCGCATTTCACCCCCGCTCCGTCAGGAAATTCTGGACCGCGCCGGGGAAGCATTCGAATAG
- a CDS encoding sulfatase-like hydrolase/transferase yields MKNVFKWMAYILMIGSFSYGAARSPNILLIVSDDQGYGDFGFTGNDVVQTPVLDRLSKQSAFYPYFMVGPACTPTRSSLFTGRHYLDTGVWGVGSRGKVRRDETLMPKFFTPSGYQAWAFGKMDGGLEMMEMTPIDRGFDSFLQGAGYAQKNEQGWGAELITDAAVEKIMQAGDAPWLAYVGYVIPHLRWYCPESYAEPFRKKGYSEDIAQCYGSIKQMDDQIGRLLDALDESGRAENTIVLFMSDNGSLDAMGQKEMGGWENSKPKRPHSPDWSIRNPGNLIGRKGEVWDNGIRSPLLVRWPEKVKSGIRKHAISVEDVLPTLLELCQIPVDKHPDHFPFSGRSFRGSLEDRKFTDDRDIFRLATGGPGVPAGEGANTPDMKTLGYDTLHTILRSGKYKFHHLPGGEFRLYDMEKDPSEQNDLSKEMPERTDAMAKRCRARWDNIAERNRTFQMRQLKINNADRPRKHWKIQVLQPLRLTGKMDMHDYLGGVKGFQYPGDRADYSVEVQKPLAVSFIAEGTGFDRCAPVSLLVDGKSVAAKSRSSEKNVFGPVALPSGTVPFSLAVADDADAGAAIGEVLKLTLKLEK; encoded by the coding sequence ATGAAAAACGTCTTTAAATGGATGGCTTATATTTTGATGATTGGCTCGTTTTCGTATGGAGCGGCGCGGTCCCCCAACATTCTGTTGATTGTTTCGGATGATCAGGGGTATGGCGATTTTGGTTTTACTGGGAACGATGTGGTGCAAACGCCGGTGCTGGACAGGCTGTCGAAGCAGTCGGCATTTTATCCGTACTTCATGGTGGGGCCGGCGTGCACGCCGACGAGGTCGTCGCTGTTTACCGGCCGCCACTATCTCGATACGGGTGTGTGGGGCGTCGGTTCGCGCGGCAAGGTGCGGCGCGATGAAACGCTGATGCCGAAGTTTTTTACCCCGTCCGGCTACCAGGCCTGGGCGTTCGGTAAAATGGACGGCGGTCTGGAGATGATGGAGATGACGCCGATTGATCGCGGATTCGATTCATTTCTCCAAGGGGCGGGATATGCCCAGAAAAATGAGCAGGGCTGGGGTGCGGAGCTGATCACCGATGCGGCGGTTGAAAAAATTATGCAGGCCGGTGACGCGCCGTGGCTCGCGTATGTCGGTTACGTGATTCCTCATCTGCGATGGTACTGCCCCGAGTCCTACGCCGAGCCGTTTCGAAAGAAGGGCTATTCGGAAGATATTGCCCAATGCTATGGCTCGATCAAACAGATGGATGACCAGATCGGTCGATTGCTTGATGCGCTCGATGAGAGCGGGCGGGCGGAAAATACCATCGTGCTTTTCATGAGCGATAATGGCTCGCTCGATGCGATGGGGCAGAAAGAGATGGGGGGTTGGGAAAACTCGAAGCCCAAACGTCCGCATTCCCCGGACTGGAGCATTCGCAATCCCGGCAACCTGATCGGCCGCAAGGGCGAGGTATGGGACAACGGCATCCGCAGTCCGCTGCTGGTGCGTTGGCCCGAAAAGGTTAAATCCGGAATCCGCAAACATGCGATCAGTGTGGAGGATGTGCTGCCCACGCTGCTGGAGCTCTGCCAAATCCCGGTAGACAAACATCCCGATCATTTCCCGTTTTCCGGGCGCAGCTTCCGCGGCTCATTGGAAGACCGCAAGTTTACGGATGATCGCGATATATTCCGTCTGGCGACCGGCGGTCCCGGCGTCCCGGCCGGGGAGGGCGCAAACACGCCCGATATGAAAACGCTGGGCTACGACACGCTGCACACGATTCTGCGCAGCGGCAAATACAAGTTTCATCATCTGCCGGGCGGCGAATTCCGTTTGTACGACATGGAAAAAGATCCGTCTGAACAAAATGACCTCAGCAAAGAAATGCCGGAGCGCACCGACGCCATGGCAAAACGCTGCCGGGCGCGGTGGGACAACATTGCTGAGCGCAACCGCACCTTCCAGATGCGGCAACTGAAAATCAATAATGCCGATCGTCCGCGGAAGCATTGGAAAATACAGGTGCTGCAGCCACTGCGGCTAACGGGCAAAATGGACATGCATGATTATCTCGGCGGCGTGAAGGGGTTTCAATATCCGGGCGATCGCGCCGACTACTCGGTTGAAGTGCAAAAGCCTCTCGCCGTTTCTTTCATTGCCGAAGGCACAGGCTTCGACCGGTGCGCACCAGTCAGTTTACTGGTCGATGGAAAATCGGTTGCCGCCAAAAGTCGCTCCAGCGAAAAAAACGTTTTTGGCCCCGTCGCTTTGCCGTCGGGAACGGTTCCGTTTTCGCTGGCTGTCGCGGATGACGCCGACGCCGGCGCTGCTATTGGCGAGGTGCTCAAGCTGACCCTGAAACTGGAGAAGTAA
- a CDS encoding sulfatase family protein, with product MKNMSKWLVVLSCAALVSESSADGTSRSPNVVLVLADDLGYGDLSCYGATKIKTPNIDRIAKEGMRFTDAYAPGAICSPSRYAIMTGRYDWRTGEKCGVINWDAPYHIEPGRPTLGTMFQKSGYRTGYFGKWHLGFGMRHTVDWDKPLMPGPLEAGFDSFYGLPANHENVPEIYVEGHEVVDRIPGEKVRLEGTHPNWETRGVSPLRDKFECGPRVADKAVEFIESAPVGKPFFLYYSSVEPHIPITPSKPFQGSSECGPYGDFVQQLDHHVGRILAALEEKGVMDNTIILFTSDNGGLYVGEGGTLPHAEAARKGHSINGELRGRKHVIYEGGVRVPMIASWTGNIPAGTESAQVVSGVDMIATLGEIIGYRFDHREYVEDSFSIAPVLLGTQPADTPVRPPVVSTSCIGTFMIRDGDTKVIEERELIPQLMQHVRKQYEWWGAENSKQVYNLSKDISEEQNIFVERKDVYDRLTTYLNRLRRDGSSKGFDPADYPK from the coding sequence ATGAAGAACATGTCTAAATGGTTGGTTGTTTTGAGTTGCGCAGCTTTAGTCTCGGAATCCTCTGCGGATGGAACGTCACGCTCCCCGAATGTGGTTCTGGTTCTGGCGGATGACCTGGGATACGGCGACCTGAGCTGTTACGGCGCGACCAAAATCAAGACGCCGAATATTGACCGCATTGCGAAAGAGGGCATGCGCTTTACCGATGCCTATGCGCCGGGTGCGATCTGCTCGCCGAGCCGCTACGCCATCATGACCGGGCGTTATGACTGGCGCACGGGCGAAAAGTGCGGGGTGATCAACTGGGATGCGCCGTATCATATCGAGCCGGGCCGTCCGACGTTGGGAACGATGTTCCAGAAGAGCGGCTACCGCACGGGCTATTTCGGCAAGTGGCATCTCGGCTTCGGTATGCGTCACACGGTGGATTGGGATAAGCCGCTGATGCCCGGGCCGCTCGAAGCTGGATTTGATTCCTTTTACGGCTTGCCGGCTAACCATGAAAATGTTCCGGAAATTTATGTGGAGGGCCATGAGGTCGTGGACCGCATTCCCGGCGAAAAGGTGCGGCTGGAAGGAACACATCCAAATTGGGAAACGCGCGGGGTTTCGCCACTGCGGGATAAGTTCGAGTGCGGGCCGCGGGTGGCCGATAAAGCAGTGGAGTTCATCGAATCCGCCCCGGTCGGAAAACCGTTCTTCCTCTACTATTCATCCGTTGAACCGCACATTCCGATTACGCCCTCCAAGCCGTTTCAGGGATCCAGCGAATGCGGGCCGTACGGCGATTTTGTCCAGCAGCTCGACCATCATGTCGGCCGGATTCTTGCCGCCCTTGAGGAAAAGGGCGTGATGGACAACACCATCATCCTCTTCACCTCCGACAACGGCGGGCTGTATGTCGGTGAGGGCGGGACCTTGCCGCATGCCGAAGCCGCGCGGAAGGGGCATTCCATTAACGGCGAGCTGCGCGGCCGCAAGCACGTCATCTATGAAGGTGGCGTGCGCGTTCCGATGATCGCCAGCTGGACAGGGAATATCCCCGCCGGAACGGAATCGGCGCAGGTGGTGAGCGGGGTGGATATGATCGCCACGCTCGGCGAAATCATCGGCTACCGTTTTGACCATCGCGAATATGTTGAGGACAGCTTCAGCATCGCTCCCGTGCTGCTCGGCACACAACCGGCCGACACGCCGGTCCGCCCGCCGGTGGTTTCCACCTCCTGCATCGGCACCTTTATGATTCGCGACGGCGACACGAAAGTGATCGAAGAACGCGAACTCATTCCCCAGCTCATGCAGCACGTACGAAAGCAGTACGAGTGGTGGGGAGCGGAAAACAGCAAGCAGGTCTACAACCTCTCAAAGGATATCTCCGAAGAGCAGAATATCTTCGTGGAGCGCAAGGATGTGTACGACCGCTTGACCACCTACCTCAACCGCCTGCGCCGCGACGGCAGCAGCAAAGGCTTTGATCCTGCTGATTATCCGAAGTAG
- a CDS encoding sulfatase family protein, giving the protein MKRRSFLQSSAVATAAASVTYPSNAKGTAANDVPNMIFIHVDQMSLLDSIRAYGCEYTSTPGIDRLVKNGTSFMQSYSTDPVCCPARASWWTGAYSSEHGVVCNSTPCHPEMPDVSRLLQQAGYDTYFSGKWHVPGKEVRNLFHVLHEGSWWGEMTDTEVTRSAVSFLENHDGQHPFFLSVGYLNPHDICITPKYDDARSTKVDGKKVPPYVSAGVLEESDIPPLPEAHEYDPREPGILVACKRGSAEKKNAAFRDWGDELWRMHRYNYHRFTEMVDRQIDVLLDALEQSDFKDNTLIIFSADHGEGIGRHRTVAKSTFYDEVCRVPFIVSTLGKLKVRKGIRDEQHLVSGVDLGRTLCDYAQADGAVLPHGLSVRPLVEGQKSAWREFVYAENSAYMHMVSDGTIKYIREYIENEEVTGLPPCAKTHATGVEQLFDLARDPNEGRNLAYDPEYAPQLERMRTALDQMEDERIAIKPVAVQGKKFMTARSETIRKNNIPQDY; this is encoded by the coding sequence ATGAAGCGGCGCAGTTTTTTACAAAGCAGTGCGGTGGCCACAGCGGCGGCATCGGTGACCTATCCTTCGAATGCCAAAGGAACGGCGGCCAACGATGTGCCGAACATGATTTTTATTCATGTCGACCAGATGAGCCTGCTCGACTCTATCCGCGCCTACGGGTGTGAATACACATCCACGCCGGGTATTGATCGGTTGGTGAAAAACGGCACTTCGTTCATGCAGTCTTATTCCACCGATCCGGTCTGCTGCCCGGCGCGGGCGTCGTGGTGGACGGGCGCTTATTCGTCGGAGCATGGCGTGGTCTGCAACTCGACGCCGTGCCATCCGGAAATGCCGGACGTTTCGCGGCTGCTTCAACAGGCCGGATACGATACCTACTTTTCCGGGAAGTGGCACGTGCCCGGAAAAGAGGTGCGCAACCTGTTCCATGTGCTGCATGAAGGCAGCTGGTGGGGGGAAATGACCGATACAGAGGTTACCCGCAGCGCGGTATCATTTCTGGAAAACCACGATGGGCAGCATCCGTTTTTCCTGTCGGTCGGTTATCTCAATCCGCACGATATCTGCATCACGCCGAAATATGATGATGCGCGTTCGACCAAGGTAGACGGCAAAAAGGTTCCGCCTTATGTGAGTGCCGGTGTGCTGGAGGAGAGTGATATTCCGCCGTTGCCGGAAGCACATGAGTACGACCCGCGTGAACCGGGTATTCTGGTGGCCTGCAAGCGCGGATCGGCGGAGAAAAAGAATGCGGCGTTCCGCGACTGGGGCGATGAGCTGTGGCGGATGCACCGCTATAATTACCACCGCTTTACTGAGATGGTGGATCGCCAGATCGATGTACTGCTCGACGCATTGGAGCAGTCGGACTTTAAGGACAATACGCTGATTATTTTTTCCGCTGACCATGGTGAGGGCATTGGGCGGCATCGCACGGTGGCCAAATCAACCTTCTACGACGAGGTTTGTCGCGTTCCGTTTATTGTTTCAACGCTTGGGAAACTGAAGGTTCGCAAAGGCATTCGGGATGAACAGCATCTGGTGTCCGGGGTCGATCTGGGGCGCACCCTTTGTGATTATGCCCAGGCGGACGGTGCCGTGCTGCCACACGGGCTGAGTGTCCGCCCGCTGGTGGAAGGTCAAAAGAGCGCGTGGCGCGAGTTTGTCTATGCCGAGAACAGTGCCTACATGCATATGGTGAGTGACGGGACGATCAAATATATCCGCGAATATATTGAAAATGAGGAGGTCACCGGACTTCCGCCCTGCGCCAAAACGCATGCCACCGGTGTGGAGCAGCTGTTCGATCTGGCACGCGATCCGAACGAGGGGCGCAACCTGGCTTATGATCCGGAATATGCGCCGCAGCTCGAACGGATGCGCACGGCGCTGGATCAAATGGAAGATGAACGCATTGCAATCAAACCGGTCGCGGTGCAGGGGAAGAAATTTATGACGGCCCGATCTGAGACGATCAGGAAGAACAATATACCACAGGACTATTAA
- a CDS encoding type II toxin-antitoxin system prevent-host-death family antitoxin — translation MQTAIDVFSSRDLRNKAGKLIKEAEAGHLSIITKHGRPAAITLPFDARLLEQGAHHHLAATLFEQKQVTLVQAAKIAGLSVEDFLEVLSVSNIDAVDYNATELEDELSVFE, via the coding sequence ATGCAAACAGCAATCGATGTTTTTTCATCCCGCGACCTGCGAAATAAAGCCGGGAAACTGATCAAAGAGGCAGAAGCCGGACATCTTTCCATCATCACAAAACATGGACGCCCGGCAGCCATAACCCTGCCGTTCGATGCCCGTCTGCTGGAGCAGGGAGCGCATCATCACCTTGCCGCAACCCTCTTCGAACAAAAACAGGTTACCCTGGTTCAGGCTGCAAAAATTGCGGGGCTTTCTGTGGAAGATTTTCTAGAGGTGTTGAGCGTCTCGAATATCGATGCGGTCGATTATAACGCAACGGAACTCGAAGACGAACTGAGCGTGTTTGAGTGA